The following coding sequences are from one Epinephelus moara isolate mb chromosome 7, YSFRI_EMoa_1.0, whole genome shotgun sequence window:
- the LOC126392753 gene encoding uncharacterized protein LOC126392753, giving the protein MLPRQKNRMIHTNGYHVQPLGNAKDCGTKQVGHTWLQKLWKKNATSSSYGQIKHGGTPHTWLWRGSYKLYTRRERVPSEMSEKFKVKMLSPAEIAFLTQYCTVMKPVTKTLNILQSETNTHMGWLLPVIFQLEAKLGRLEVSCKLCLPLIRAIQVGVQKRFGGMMGDPELIAAAIFLTKFKTTWTEKANIIEAGLAYVKHHIEHMTEDEMEHVGHSSDEDDFFSSLKSKKSKGTSELDGFLACVSDKIDLLNSFPLIKKLSLKLNTGLPASAACERLFSCAGLLFTANRARMNSTNFENQLLLKLNSKFIE; this is encoded by the exons ATGCTGCCAAGGCAGAAGAACAGAATGATACATACAAACGGCTATCACGTGCAGCCTTTGGGAAATGCCAAGGACTGTGGAACAAAACAGGTCGGTCACACATGGCTGCAGAAACTGTGGAAGAAGAATGCAACCTCCAGTTCATACGGCCAAATCAAACACGGTGGGACTCCACATACATGGCTGTGGAGAGGATCATACAAATTATACACGAGAAGGGAGAGGGTGCCATCAGAAATGTCTGAGAAATTCAAGGTGAAAAT GCTGAGTCCGGCTGAAATCGCCTTCTTGACCCAGTACTGCACCGTGATGAAGCCTGTGACGAAGACATTAAACATCCTTCAGTCAGAGACGAACACACACATGGGATGGCTGCTGCCAGTGATCTTCCAGTTAGAAGCAAAACTCGGACGACTGGAAGTATCCTGCAAGTTGTGCCTACCACTAATCAGAGCCATTCAAGTTGGTGTCCAGAAGCGCTTTGGTGGGATGATGGGAGACCCTGAACTGATAGCTGCAGCGATCTTTCTGACAAAATTCAAGACCACTTGGACTGAGAAAGCCAACATCATAGAAGCAG GTTTGGCCTATGTGAAGCACCACATTGAGCACATGACAGAGGATGAGATGGAGCATGTCGGCCACTCATCAGATGAGGACGATTTCTTCTCATCACTGAAGTCCAAAAAGTCAAAAGGCACAAGTGAGCTAGATGGGTTCCTTGCCTGTGTTTCAGACAAAATTGACCTACTGAACTCTTTTCCTCTCATCAAAAagctctctctcaaactcaacACTGGCCTGCCTGCTTCTGCTGCTTGTGAGCGCCTCTTCAGCTGTGCTGGACTGCTTTTCACTGCAAACCGAGCTAGAATGAACTCTACTAACTTTGAAAACCAGCTCCTGCTCAAACTAAATAGCAAGTTCATTGAGTAA